A single region of the Leptodactylus fuscus isolate aLepFus1 chromosome 5, aLepFus1.hap2, whole genome shotgun sequence genome encodes:
- the GTF2F1 gene encoding general transcription factor IIF subunit 1 isoform X2 — MTSLGGSSQSVSGQSVTEYVVRVPRNPSKRYNLMAFNAADKVDFSTWNQARMERDLSAKKMYQEEEMPDSGAGSEYNRKQRDESRRRKYGIILKEFKIEDQPWVLRVNGKAGRKFKGVKKGGVTENASYFIFTQCPDGAFEAFPVSNWYNFTPLAKHRTLTAEEAEVEWDRRNKILNHFVIMQQRRLKDQGLDEEDEEGGGKQDKGGKSKKKKKKSDLKIHDLEDDLEMSSSESDESGEDGERRPKAPKKNAAGKKKKKNRTEDEAIEDSDDGDFEGQEVDYMSDESSSDDELPGKPKPVKEEEEHPKGIDEGSESSEESEEEKVEEEEDEEKKTPTPQERKKKRDSSDESDTSEDSDIDGEASSALFMQKKKTPPKKDKKGGSNNSSRANSRPGTPSPDSGNTSNTLRAAANKLEQGKRGAASHTPAAKRLKMDSAPQNTSGKSTPQPQSGKSTPSSGDIQLTEEAVRRYLTRKPMTTKDLLKKFQTKKTGLSSEQTVNVLAQILKRLNPDRKTIHDKMHFYLKE; from the exons ATGACGTCTCTA GGAGGCAGCAGTCAGTCCGTCAGTGGGCAGTCTGTCACCGAATATGTCGTACGTGTTCCCAG GAACCCCAGTAAAAGGTATAATCTGATGGCGTTCAATGCGGCAGATAAGGTTGACTTCTCTACATGGAACCAG GCTCGCATGGAACGTGACCTGAGCGCCAAGAAGATGTATCAGGAAGAGGAGATGCCAGACTCCGGGGCTGGGAGCGAATATAATCgcaagcagagagatgagtccagGAGGAGGAAGTACGGCATTATCCTGAAAGAGTTCAAGATTGAAGACCAGCCCTGGGTGCTAAGGGTTAATGGCAAAGCCGGGCGCAA GTTTAAAGGTGTGAAGAAAGGCGGAGTGACGGAGAACGCCTCTTACTTCATCTTCACCCAGTGCCCGGATGGGGCATTCGAAGCATTTCCAGTATCCAACTGGTACAACTTCACCCCACTGGCCAAGCACCGTACCCTGACCGCTGAGGAGGCCGAGGTAGAATGGGACAG ACGAAATAAAATCCTCAACCACTTCGTCATCATGCAGCAGCGTCGTCTGAAGGACCAGGGGCTGGACGAAGAGGATGAGGAAGGTGGCGGCAAACAGGACAAGGGGGGCAAGagtaagaaaaagaagaagaaaagcgaCCTGAAGATTCATGACCTGGAGGATGACCTGGAGATGAGTTCCAGCGAGAGCGATGAGAGTGGAGAAGATG GAGAACGTCGGCCTAAAGCACCCAAGAAAAATGCTGcgggcaagaagaagaagaagaaccggACTGAGGATGAGGCCATAGAAGACAGCGATGATGGAGACTTTGAGGGGCAGGAGGTGGATTATATGTCAGATGAGAGCAG CTCAGATGATGAACTTCCTGGGAAACCGAAACCggtgaaggaggaagaggagcatCCGAAAG GGATTGATGAAGGAAGTGAGAGCAGCGAGGAGAGTGAAGAAGAGAAggtagaagaagaggaggatgaagagaAGAAAACACCGACACCCCAGGAACGGAAGAAGAAGAGGG ACAGCAGCGATGAGTCGGACACGTCTGAGGACAGCGATATAGACGGAGAGGCCTCCTCGGCCCTTTTCATGCAG AAAAAGAAGACCCCTCCAAAGAAGGATAAAAAAGGAGGCTCCAATAACAGCTCACGCGCCAACAGCAGACCCGGCACCCCCTCTCCTGACTCGGGGAACACGTCTAACACCCTCAGGGCTGCGGCCAATAAACTGGAGCAAG GTAAACGTGGCGCCGCCAGTCACACTCCGGCCGCAAAGCGTTTGAAGATGGATTCCGCGCCTCAGAATACGTCAGGAAAATCAACCCCACAGCCCCAGTCTGGAAAGTCCACGCCCAGCAGCGG GGACATCCAGTTGACCGAAGAAGCGGTTAGAAGATATCTGACCCGCAAACCCATGACCACCAAGGACTTGCTGAAAAAGTTCCAAACCAAGAAGACCGGTCTGAGCAGCGAGCAGACGGTGAATGTGCTCGCCCAGATCCTGAAAAGACTCAACCCCGACCGCAAGACAATACATGACAAAATGCACTTCTACCTAAAGGAATGA
- the YJU2B gene encoding putative splicing factor YJU2B encodes MGERKGTNKYYPPDFDPAKHGSLNRYRNSHPLRERARKLSQGILIIRFEMPYNIWCDGCKNHIGMGVRYNAEKKKVGNYYTTPIYRFRMKCHLCVNYIEMQTDPASCDYVIVSGAQRKEERWDMAENEQVLTTEHEEKQKLETDSMYRLEHGVKDKEKLQRAAPSLSELQEAQSAWKDDFALNSLLRGKFREEKKQIREEEEKDQALLKKMSLELKLVPEVEEDKKLATLLKYRSLESYEKKKQMKRSQISSRSWFSSAGDKKLQAAGNSMKRLMIQPKPPPSPAPSAIALGVVRRSSKDGNQSDSKSQTAEEAATSRDSDTRTGSNSTAPEDGAAKPTATSGLVADYSDSSSEAEE; translated from the exons ATG GGGGAGAGAAAAGGAACCAACAAGTATTATCCTCCAGACTTCGACCCGGCCAAG CATGGCTCCCTCAACCGTTACCGGAACAGTCACCCCCTGCGGGAGAGGGCCAGGAAGCTGTCCCAGGGCATCCTCATCATCAG GTTTGAGATGCCATATAACATCTGGTGCGACGGCTGCAAGAATCACATTGGAATGG GCGTCCGTTATAATGCAGAGAAGAAGAAAGTCGGAAATTATTACACGAcgcctatatacag GTTCCGGATGAAGTGTCACTTGTGTGTGAATTACATTGAGATGCAGACGGACCCGGCGTCATGTGACTACGTGATTGTGAGCGGCGCACAGAGGAAGGAGGAGCGCTGGGACATGGCAGAGAATGAGCAAGTGCTTACAACAG AACATGAAGAGAAGCAGAAGCTGGAGACGGATTCCATGTATCGTCTGGAGCACGGCGTCAAGGATAAAGAAAAGCTCCAGAGGGCGGCGCCATCACTGTCCGAGCTGCAGGAGGCTCAGAGCGCATGGAAAGACGACTTTGCCCTCAACAGCCTCCTACGCGGCAAGTTTAGG GAGGAGAAGAAGCAGATccgggaagaggaggagaaggatcaGGCCCTGCTTAAGAAGATGTCCCTGGAGCTGAAGCTTGTGCCGGAGGTGGAGGAGGATAAGAAGCTCGCAACTCTGCTGAAGTATCGCAGCCTGGAGT CATATGAGAAGAAGAAGCAGATGAAGCGCTCGCAGATCAGCAGCCGCTCCTGGTTCTCCTCCGCAGGTGACAAGAAGCTCCAGGCAGCCGGGAACTCCATGAAGAGGTTAATGATCCAACCCAAACCTCCGCCAAGCCCCGCGCCTTCCGCCATAGCCCTGGGGGTCGTACGACGCTCATCTAAGGATGGAAATCAGTCAGACAGCAAGAGCCAGACAGCTGAGGAGGCAGCGACCAGCAGGGACAGTGACACAAGGACTGGTAGTAACAGCACTGCACCTGAGGATGGCGCCGCCAAACCCACCGCTACATCTGGACTAGTCGCTGACTACTCAGACTCCAGCTCTGAGGCAGAAGAGTAG
- the LOC142202418 gene encoding surfeit locus protein 4-like, translating to MAPADVMGTAEELADQFLRVTKRYLPHLAHLCLICTFLEDGLRMWLQWNDQRDYISMSWGCGMFLATLFVVINMVGQLVGSVLVLTRKFVPYSCLGLFIIIVLQTIVYNILWDLKFLMRNMALGGGLLLLLAESRSEGKSMFAGVPTVGDTSPRQYMQLGGRVLLILMFMTLLHFNASAFTIFQDIFGLALVILVAIGFKTKLAALTLVLWLMVINVLQNAFWNIPSHRPMHDFLKYDFFQTMSVIGGLLLVVALGPGGVSMDEHKKKW from the exons ATGGCGCCCGCGGATGTGATGGGAACAGCTGAGGAGCTGGCTGACCAG TTCCTACGTGTCACGAAGCGTTATCTCCCGCACTTGGCTCATCTGTGTCTGATCTGCACCTTCCTGGAGGACGGCCTGCGGATGTGGCTGCAATGGAACGACCAGCGGGACTACATCAGCATGTCCTGGGGCTGCGGCATGTTCCTGGCCACTCTGTTTGTGGTTATTAACATGGTCGGACAGCTGG TTGGCAGCGTCCTGGTCCTGACAAGGAAGTTTGTCCCGTATTCCTGCCTCGGCCTCTTCATAATCATCGTGCTGCAG ACCATTGTCTACAATATCCTGTGGGATTTGAAGTTCCTCATGAG GAACATGGCTCTGGGCGGGGGTCTCCTGCTGCTCCTGGCCGAGTCCCGCTCTGAAGGCAAGTCCATGTTTGCTGGGGTGCCCACTGTAGGGGACACATCACCACGTCAGTACATGCAGCTGGGAGGCCGCGTGCTGCTCATCCTCATGTTCATGACCCTGCTGCACTTCAATGCCAGCGCCTTCACA ATTTTCCAGGACATCTTCGGCCTGGCCCTCGTCATCTTGGTTGCCATTGGCTTTAAGACTAAGTTGGCGGCTCTGACCCTGGTCCTATGGCTGATGGTCATCAATGTCCTACAGAACGCCTTCTGGAACATCCCCTCCCACCGCCCCATGCATGACTTCCTCAAGTACGACTTCTTCCAGACCATGTCTGTCATTGGGGGGCTGCTGCTGGTGGTGGCGCTGGGCCCCGGCGGAGTCTCCATGGATGAGCACAAGAAGAAGTGGTGA
- the GTF2F1 gene encoding general transcription factor IIF subunit 1 isoform X1: protein MTSLGGSSQSVSGQSVTEYVVRVPRNPSKRYNLMAFNAADKVDFSTWNQARMERDLSAKKMYQEEEMPDSGAGSEYNRKQRDESRRRKYGIILKEFKIEDQPWVLRVNGKAGRKFKGVKKGGVTENASYFIFTQCPDGAFEAFPVSNWYNFTPLAKHRTLTAEEAEVEWDRRNKILNHFVIMQQRRLKDQGLDEEDEEGGGKQDKGGKSKKKKKKSDLKIHDLEDDLEMSSSESDESGEDGERRPKAPKKNAAGKKKKKNRTEDEAIEDSDDGDFEGQEVDYMSDESSSDDELPGKPKPVKEEEEHPKGIDEGSESSEESEEEKVEEEEDEEKKTPTPQERKKKRDSSDESDTSEDSDIDGEASSALFMQVNKKKTPPKKDKKGGSNNSSRANSRPGTPSPDSGNTSNTLRAAANKLEQGKRGAASHTPAAKRLKMDSAPQNTSGKSTPQPQSGKSTPSSGDIQLTEEAVRRYLTRKPMTTKDLLKKFQTKKTGLSSEQTVNVLAQILKRLNPDRKTIHDKMHFYLKE, encoded by the exons ATGACGTCTCTA GGAGGCAGCAGTCAGTCCGTCAGTGGGCAGTCTGTCACCGAATATGTCGTACGTGTTCCCAG GAACCCCAGTAAAAGGTATAATCTGATGGCGTTCAATGCGGCAGATAAGGTTGACTTCTCTACATGGAACCAG GCTCGCATGGAACGTGACCTGAGCGCCAAGAAGATGTATCAGGAAGAGGAGATGCCAGACTCCGGGGCTGGGAGCGAATATAATCgcaagcagagagatgagtccagGAGGAGGAAGTACGGCATTATCCTGAAAGAGTTCAAGATTGAAGACCAGCCCTGGGTGCTAAGGGTTAATGGCAAAGCCGGGCGCAA GTTTAAAGGTGTGAAGAAAGGCGGAGTGACGGAGAACGCCTCTTACTTCATCTTCACCCAGTGCCCGGATGGGGCATTCGAAGCATTTCCAGTATCCAACTGGTACAACTTCACCCCACTGGCCAAGCACCGTACCCTGACCGCTGAGGAGGCCGAGGTAGAATGGGACAG ACGAAATAAAATCCTCAACCACTTCGTCATCATGCAGCAGCGTCGTCTGAAGGACCAGGGGCTGGACGAAGAGGATGAGGAAGGTGGCGGCAAACAGGACAAGGGGGGCAAGagtaagaaaaagaagaagaaaagcgaCCTGAAGATTCATGACCTGGAGGATGACCTGGAGATGAGTTCCAGCGAGAGCGATGAGAGTGGAGAAGATG GAGAACGTCGGCCTAAAGCACCCAAGAAAAATGCTGcgggcaagaagaagaagaagaaccggACTGAGGATGAGGCCATAGAAGACAGCGATGATGGAGACTTTGAGGGGCAGGAGGTGGATTATATGTCAGATGAGAGCAG CTCAGATGATGAACTTCCTGGGAAACCGAAACCggtgaaggaggaagaggagcatCCGAAAG GGATTGATGAAGGAAGTGAGAGCAGCGAGGAGAGTGAAGAAGAGAAggtagaagaagaggaggatgaagagaAGAAAACACCGACACCCCAGGAACGGAAGAAGAAGAGGG ACAGCAGCGATGAGTCGGACACGTCTGAGGACAGCGATATAGACGGAGAGGCCTCCTCGGCCCTTTTCATGCAGGTAAAT AAAAAGAAGACCCCTCCAAAGAAGGATAAAAAAGGAGGCTCCAATAACAGCTCACGCGCCAACAGCAGACCCGGCACCCCCTCTCCTGACTCGGGGAACACGTCTAACACCCTCAGGGCTGCGGCCAATAAACTGGAGCAAG GTAAACGTGGCGCCGCCAGTCACACTCCGGCCGCAAAGCGTTTGAAGATGGATTCCGCGCCTCAGAATACGTCAGGAAAATCAACCCCACAGCCCCAGTCTGGAAAGTCCACGCCCAGCAGCGG GGACATCCAGTTGACCGAAGAAGCGGTTAGAAGATATCTGACCCGCAAACCCATGACCACCAAGGACTTGCTGAAAAAGTTCCAAACCAAGAAGACCGGTCTGAGCAGCGAGCAGACGGTGAATGTGCTCGCCCAGATCCTGAAAAGACTCAACCCCGACCGCAAGACAATACATGACAAAATGCACTTCTACCTAAAGGAATGA